The following are from one region of the Paenibacillus sp. JZ16 genome:
- the rluF gene encoding 23S rRNA pseudouridine(2604) synthase RluF — translation MRINKFISETGYCSRREADKLVESGKVTINGVVAVLGSQAEEGDDVRIQGKPLQDKKKHVYIALNKPVGITSTTEPHIKGNIVDFVGHKERIFPIGRLDKDSEGLILLTNDGDIVNKILRSEGKHEKEYIVTVDRPVTESFLSGMSSGVKILGEMTLPCEVTRMSERVFRIILTEGKNRQIRRMCSAFGYEVRKLQRIRIMNIRLGSQRIGAWRDLNEKEKEELGRLLNYRLE, via the coding sequence TTGAGAATCAATAAATTTATCAGTGAAACGGGATATTGCTCAAGGCGTGAAGCGGACAAGCTGGTGGAGAGCGGGAAGGTTACCATCAATGGCGTGGTTGCAGTCCTTGGAAGCCAGGCAGAAGAAGGAGACGATGTCCGGATTCAGGGAAAGCCGCTTCAAGATAAGAAGAAGCATGTGTATATTGCTCTTAATAAGCCAGTCGGGATTACAAGCACCACCGAACCGCATATTAAGGGCAATATTGTAGACTTCGTAGGCCATAAGGAGCGTATTTTTCCTATCGGACGATTGGATAAGGACTCCGAGGGGCTGATTCTGCTGACGAATGATGGGGATATCGTCAATAAGATCCTTCGCTCCGAGGGGAAACATGAGAAAGAATACATTGTGACGGTGGATCGCCCGGTAACGGAATCCTTCCTTAGCGGGATGTCCAGCGGCGTCAAGATTTTAGGTGAGATGACGCTGCCCTGTGAGGTCACTCGAATGTCTGAGCGAGTGTTCCGAATCATTCTGACGGAGGGGAAAAATCGTCAAATCCGCAGAATGTGCAGCGCTTTTGGTTATGAGGTCCGAAAATTACAGCGAATCCGGATTATGAATATCCGTCTCGGCAGTCAACGCATCGGCGCTTGGCGTGATCTTAACGAGAAGGAGAAGGAAGAGCTTGGTCGGCTGCTGAACTATAGGCTCGAGTAG
- a CDS encoding ATP-binding protein: MSIKTKLSMIMSISVLFILLLNITLNYYTTQENLQQDSETKMVMAATQIAITVQQTGFSSAYVDNIFGDMLKVAAVNAAKALDPDINNITNQQLVELSKEIGVTHISLMVRTNDDIVVARSSSQDEIGLSTKNWGYWHTAFLELFQYGKVVSVTEGQRSDHFWSGPFEFSTSNPEFIDKWGYYYDSKRNYIIDPYIRNSNIKDFVKITSPDTVVKETLKSNPRILEVTGINPETFGNEYMREDGTDDVHHKLRNRPITFGTYDYGSLDQDAEAVQKAVSTGDNVVFVSTINNKKVLKSFIPIVSENKPTSVISVVMDYEAISSVMREQMISLVAISLVLLEIVIFGSYIVAGYFTKPIQAILGTVNDVSDGHFDRRLEVSSRDELGQLAGRINAMTRNLGNYTSQLKQMVDENQSVKEYLESVINQTADAIHTTDTYERVISVNKAFEQLYGWKAHEVVGRKPALVPPAKEEEEQERIRRLRAGERLPPVETVRLHKDGSAIEVSISTSLVRDENGEVTSMISVSRDVTERNRIEELLRRSEKLNTVGQLAAGVAHEIRNPLTTLRGFLQLQKQTHKVNPDHIDLMLSELDRINLIVSEFLILAKPQAIHFQERDVRIIMRDVISFLDSQAHLYSIEFKLKFTEALTYVHCEENQLKQVFINLLKNAIEAMPDGGRIWIELSRPKGEWVQIDIRDEGQGIPEELMPHLGEPFITNKETGTGLGLMVSQRIIQGHRGMMEIESEVGAGTKVSIVLPAIQRNAIEG; this comes from the coding sequence TTGTCGATTAAGACGAAATTATCGATGATCATGTCCATATCGGTATTATTTATTCTTCTGCTCAACATTACGCTGAACTATTACACGACCCAGGAAAATTTGCAGCAGGATAGTGAAACCAAGATGGTGATGGCCGCTACTCAGATCGCCATTACGGTCCAGCAAACCGGCTTTAGTTCTGCATATGTGGATAATATATTCGGCGATATGCTGAAGGTGGCCGCGGTCAACGCGGCAAAAGCTTTGGATCCGGATATTAACAATATAACCAATCAGCAATTGGTGGAATTGAGTAAGGAGATTGGCGTCACTCACATATCATTAATGGTTCGGACGAATGATGATATCGTTGTTGCCCGATCCTCCTCTCAAGATGAAATCGGCCTTTCAACAAAGAACTGGGGGTATTGGCATACGGCTTTTCTGGAATTGTTCCAGTATGGTAAAGTCGTCTCAGTTACCGAGGGCCAGCGCTCCGATCATTTTTGGTCTGGACCGTTTGAGTTCTCCACATCCAATCCGGAATTCATTGATAAATGGGGATACTATTACGATAGCAAGCGCAATTATATTATTGATCCCTACATAAGGAATTCCAATATCAAGGACTTTGTGAAGATTACAAGTCCGGACACCGTTGTGAAAGAGACCTTGAAGTCGAATCCGCGGATATTGGAAGTAACAGGCATCAATCCTGAAACGTTTGGCAATGAATATATGAGGGAAGATGGAACAGATGACGTTCACCACAAGCTTCGCAATCGACCGATTACATTCGGCACCTATGACTATGGGAGCCTGGACCAAGATGCGGAAGCTGTGCAGAAGGCTGTTTCTACCGGCGATAATGTGGTGTTTGTCAGCACCATCAATAATAAGAAGGTGCTAAAAAGCTTCATCCCTATCGTATCCGAAAATAAACCGACCAGTGTCATTAGTGTCGTTATGGACTATGAAGCCATCTCCTCCGTGATGAGAGAGCAGATGATCAGTCTTGTGGCGATCTCATTGGTTTTATTGGAAATTGTGATATTCGGCAGTTATATTGTTGCGGGGTATTTTACCAAGCCGATTCAGGCTATCCTTGGAACTGTAAATGATGTGTCGGATGGTCACTTTGATCGAAGGCTGGAGGTAAGCAGCCGGGACGAGCTGGGTCAGCTTGCAGGTCGAATCAATGCGATGACACGTAATCTGGGCAACTATACGAGCCAGTTGAAGCAAATGGTCGACGAGAATCAGTCCGTTAAGGAATATCTGGAGTCTGTCATTAATCAGACAGCCGACGCCATTCATACAACCGATACCTATGAACGGGTTATTAGTGTAAATAAAGCGTTTGAGCAATTGTATGGTTGGAAGGCGCACGAAGTGGTTGGACGGAAGCCTGCACTTGTCCCTCCGGCTAAAGAGGAAGAAGAACAGGAACGCATCCGCCGCCTGCGGGCCGGAGAACGGCTTCCTCCAGTGGAGACGGTCCGCCTTCATAAAGATGGAAGCGCTATTGAGGTCAGCATCAGCACCTCGCTGGTGCGCGATGAGAACGGTGAGGTTACTTCCATGATTAGCGTGTCTCGGGATGTGACGGAACGCAATCGCATCGAGGAGCTGCTGCGACGTTCGGAGAAGCTCAATACTGTTGGCCAGCTGGCTGCCGGCGTTGCTCATGAGATCCGGAATCCACTGACGACCCTCCGTGGATTTCTGCAGCTTCAGAAGCAGACCCACAAGGTCAATCCGGACCATATTGATCTGATGCTGTCGGAGCTGGACCGAATTAATCTGATTGTCAGTGAATTTCTGATATTAGCGAAGCCGCAGGCGATTCATTTCCAAGAGAGGGATGTAAGAATCATTATGAGAGATGTCATTTCATTCCTCGACAGCCAAGCCCATTTGTACAGCATCGAGTTCAAATTGAAGTTTACTGAAGCACTAACCTACGTACACTGTGAGGAGAACCAGCTCAAGCAGGTGTTCATCAATCTGCTCAAGAATGCGATTGAAGCGATGCCGGATGGCGGGAGGATCTGGATTGAGCTTTCAAGGCCGAAGGGTGAATGGGTCCAAATCGACATTCGGGATGAAGGGCAAGGCATTCCGGAGGAGCTGATGCCGCATCTTGGCGAACCGTTTATTACGAATAAGGAAACGGGCACAGGGCTGGGATTGATGGTAAGCCAGCGTATTATTCAGGGCCACCGGGGTATGATGGAAATCGAGAGTGAAGTAGGAGCAGGAACGAAGGTGAGTATAGTTCTGCCTGCGATTCAGCGGAATGCGATCGAGGGATAA
- a CDS encoding small acid-soluble spore protein P — protein sequence MSKPKAIPVPEAQEQPKQRKDHDRGGQEPLSGSHRAKIRKQDGHFNPEG from the coding sequence TTGAGCAAACCAAAAGCGATTCCGGTACCGGAAGCACAGGAGCAGCCGAAGCAGCGCAAGGACCATGACCGTGGCGGCCAGGAGCCGCTGTCAGGCTCGCACAGAGCGAAGATCCGTAAACAGGATGGACATTTCAATCCGGAGGGCTAG
- the serS gene encoding serine--tRNA ligase, with amino-acid sequence MLDVKILRSEYSRVEEALKNRGKSLDLIADFPKLDARRRELLQESESLKNRRNTVSAEVAKLKKNRENADDLILEMRQVSDQIKAMDEEVRELEASISELTLAIPNIPHESVPVGASEEENVEIRRWAEPKAFDFEPKAHWELAQNLSILDFEAGAKVTGSRFTFYKGLGARLERALISFMMDLHSDKHGYEEMLPPYIVNRDSLYGTGQLPKFEEDLFKISDTDYYLIPTAEVPVTNYHREEILNSEDLPKYYVAYSSCFRSEAGAAGRDTRGLIRQHQFNKVEMVKIVHPETSFDELEKMTADAERVLQLLNLPYRVMALCTGDMGFGSMKTYDLEVWLPESGVYREISSCSNIGDFQARRANIRFRPEPKSKPEFVHTLNGSGLAVGRTVAAILENYQQADGSVVIPEVLRPYMGNVSIIDQKK; translated from the coding sequence GTGTTAGACGTAAAAATATTGCGCAGCGAGTACAGTCGTGTAGAAGAAGCGCTGAAGAATCGAGGCAAATCGCTCGATCTGATTGCGGATTTTCCTAAGCTTGACGCCCGGCGCCGGGAATTGCTGCAGGAAAGCGAAAGTTTGAAGAATCGCCGCAACACCGTGTCGGCTGAAGTAGCCAAACTGAAGAAGAATCGTGAGAATGCAGATGATCTGATACTGGAAATGCGCCAAGTGTCGGACCAGATTAAAGCGATGGATGAGGAAGTTCGTGAGCTGGAAGCCAGCATATCCGAGCTTACTTTGGCGATTCCGAATATCCCTCATGAGAGTGTGCCTGTAGGCGCCTCGGAGGAGGAGAACGTGGAAATCCGCCGCTGGGCGGAGCCAAAAGCTTTCGATTTCGAGCCTAAGGCTCACTGGGAGCTTGCTCAGAATCTGAGTATTTTGGATTTTGAAGCAGGTGCGAAGGTAACGGGTTCGCGGTTTACGTTCTACAAAGGTTTAGGTGCTCGTCTTGAGCGTGCCTTGATCAGTTTCATGATGGACCTGCACAGCGACAAACACGGCTATGAGGAGATGCTGCCTCCATATATCGTCAACCGGGACAGCTTGTACGGAACAGGACAGCTGCCTAAATTCGAAGAGGATTTATTCAAAATTAGCGATACCGACTATTACCTGATCCCAACCGCTGAGGTTCCTGTAACGAACTACCATCGCGAGGAAATCTTAAATAGCGAGGATCTGCCTAAATATTACGTGGCGTACAGCTCCTGTTTCCGTTCGGAAGCCGGCGCGGCAGGGCGCGACACGCGGGGACTTATTCGTCAGCATCAGTTCAACAAGGTTGAGATGGTGAAAATTGTACACCCGGAAACTTCGTTTGATGAGCTTGAGAAGATGACGGCGGATGCGGAGCGCGTGCTTCAGCTGCTGAATCTTCCTTATCGCGTCATGGCTCTCTGTACTGGGGATATGGGCTTCGGATCGATGAAGACATACGATCTGGAAGTTTGGCTTCCGGAGAGCGGCGTATATCGCGAAATCTCCTCATGTTCGAACATCGGGGACTTCCAGGCACGCCGTGCCAACATTCGCTTCCGTCCGGAACCGAAGAGCAAGCCTGAATTTGTCCACACCTTGAATGGTTCCGGGCTTGCGGTTGGACGTACCGTCGCTGCGATTCTGGAGAATTATCAACAGGCTGACGGGTCCGTCGTTATTCCTGAAGTACTTCGCCCGTACATGGGGAACGTTAGTATCATCGACCAGAAAAAATAA
- a CDS encoding GNAT family N-acetyltransferase: MDATPITFHTVVMREEHAEEICAWAYPPPYNIYGFLPWEQMKGLEVEFGDPDIRRRQYISVLDEREALWGFAQLFPMHDVTRIGLGMRPDWCGRGMGKRFMQTIVREARRRRPADEIDLEVMTWNERAIRAYQRAGFHITDTYERLTPTGNALFHCMVYEPPTNEEY, from the coding sequence ATGGATGCCACACCGATTACATTTCACACCGTAGTCATGCGTGAAGAGCACGCCGAAGAGATATGCGCCTGGGCCTACCCTCCCCCCTATAATATCTATGGCTTTCTTCCCTGGGAGCAGATGAAAGGGCTTGAGGTGGAGTTTGGCGATCCGGACATTCGCCGAAGACAGTACATCTCGGTTCTGGATGAGCGGGAGGCCCTCTGGGGATTTGCCCAGCTGTTTCCGATGCATGATGTGACACGAATCGGACTTGGCATGCGGCCTGATTGGTGCGGGCGTGGAATGGGTAAACGATTTATGCAGACGATTGTCCGGGAAGCCAGACGGAGGCGGCCTGCCGACGAAATTGACCTTGAGGTAATGACCTGGAATGAGCGAGCAATCCGCGCTTATCAAAGGGCAGGCTTTCACATCACCGATACGTATGAGCGGCTTACGCCAACGGGCAATGCCCTTTTCCACTGTATGGTGTATGAGCCCCCGACAAATGAGGAATATTAA
- the pdxT gene encoding pyridoxal 5'-phosphate synthase glutaminase subunit PdxT → MKVGVLALQGAVAEHIRSITLAGAEGVPIKKVEQLDGIDGLIIPGGESTTIGKLMRKYDFMDAIRQFSAQGKPIFGTCAGLIVLAERIQGDEEAHLKLMDITVARNAFGRQRESFETDLPVKGIEETVRAVFIRAPLILEVGAGVEVLSTYKDEIVTARQGHLLAASYHPELTDDYRLHQYFVEMVRSRSTAPQT, encoded by the coding sequence ATGAAGGTCGGCGTACTGGCACTTCAGGGTGCCGTTGCAGAGCATATTCGAAGCATCACGCTTGCTGGTGCCGAGGGAGTGCCGATCAAGAAGGTCGAGCAGTTGGACGGCATTGACGGCTTGATTATTCCTGGCGGTGAGAGCACCACCATCGGCAAGCTGATGCGCAAGTATGATTTTATGGATGCGATTCGTCAGTTCTCAGCCCAGGGCAAACCGATATTCGGAACATGCGCCGGACTGATCGTGCTCGCAGAACGAATTCAAGGCGACGAAGAGGCTCACTTGAAGCTGATGGACATCACGGTGGCACGGAACGCATTTGGACGTCAGCGTGAAAGCTTCGAGACCGATTTGCCTGTAAAAGGAATCGAGGAAACGGTACGGGCAGTCTTTATCCGTGCGCCGCTCATTCTGGAGGTGGGTGCGGGCGTTGAGGTCTTGTCCACTTATAAGGATGAGATCGTTACAGCCAGACAGGGGCATCTGCTTGCAGCTTCCTATCATCCGGAGCTGACGGACGATTATCGACTTCATCAATATTTTGTGGAGATGGTTCGATCCCGGTCTACGGCACCACAGACGTAA
- a CDS encoding 4a-hydroxytetrahydrobiopterin dehydratase gives MLYTQQEVEAHLEKLEGWEFEQGRWIVRKYTFSSFMKGIAFVDEVAAISEAFGHHPYITIDYKVVTLRLTSWDDGGITAVDIKEAQQFNEAYEKSRSKDGKSGQ, from the coding sequence ATGCTTTATACGCAGCAAGAAGTAGAGGCTCATCTGGAAAAGCTTGAGGGTTGGGAATTTGAACAAGGGAGATGGATTGTACGAAAGTATACCTTCTCCTCCTTCATGAAGGGAATCGCTTTTGTTGATGAAGTGGCAGCTATTTCGGAAGCTTTCGGACATCACCCCTACATCACCATAGATTATAAAGTCGTTACACTTCGTCTCACTTCTTGGGACGACGGTGGCATTACGGCTGTGGATATTAAGGAAGCGCAGCAGTTTAACGAAGCCTATGAGAAGAGTCGTTCGAAGGATGGCAAGTCGGGACAATAG
- a CDS encoding c-type cytochrome, translated as MQKWIMSGLFFVACALAIALMFTLPGKEQVAQEEKPTMPEVTLDAAAAEATLKASCISCHGDQLQGGAGPALNQVGGHMDADAIFNVVTKGRKGMPSFKDQLKPEEIANIALYLAEKK; from the coding sequence ATGCAAAAATGGATCATGAGCGGATTGTTCTTCGTCGCATGTGCGTTGGCTATCGCGCTGATGTTTACGCTCCCAGGTAAGGAACAGGTAGCTCAGGAAGAGAAGCCGACCATGCCGGAAGTGACTCTCGATGCAGCCGCAGCGGAAGCCACACTGAAAGCAAGCTGCATTAGCTGTCACGGCGACCAACTTCAAGGCGGCGCTGGGCCGGCTTTGAATCAAGTAGGCGGACACATGGATGCGGACGCGATCTTCAACGTTGTAACCAAAGGTCGTAAGGGAATGCCTTCCTTTAAAGACCAACTTAAACCTGAAGAAATCGCAAACATCGCGCTGTACCTTGCTGAGAAAAAATAA
- the motB gene encoding flagellar motor protein MotB → MSKKTRHEPHEEHADESWLLPYADLLTLLLALFLVLYAMSATDARKFQEMSEAFSVALTGGTGVLDYSKTEPSDDPPNIKDHKATSPSVPATTPDQRRAELMRQEQQDLEKLKKQLDNYIKNNGLTSELSTKLNHSQLVITIRDNALFPSGEAVVKPEARKLAMAISQMLHKFPDYEIIVSGHTDNVPISNSRYPSNWDLSSDRALQFMKILLTNSELDPKRFMPIGYGEYHPIADNNTAAGRAKNRRVEVSIIRKYQDSATFTSVNE, encoded by the coding sequence GTGAGCAAAAAGACTAGGCACGAGCCGCATGAGGAGCATGCCGACGAATCCTGGCTTCTTCCTTACGCAGACCTACTGACCTTGCTTCTGGCCCTGTTCCTGGTGCTATACGCCATGAGTGCGACAGACGCACGCAAATTTCAAGAAATGAGCGAAGCCTTCAGCGTTGCTCTCACTGGCGGGACCGGCGTGCTGGATTACAGCAAAACGGAACCCAGCGATGATCCGCCCAATATTAAAGATCATAAAGCGACATCCCCTTCCGTTCCCGCAACAACACCTGACCAACGACGTGCTGAGCTGATGCGTCAGGAACAACAGGATCTGGAGAAGTTAAAGAAGCAGCTCGATAATTATATTAAAAATAACGGTTTAACCTCGGAGCTCAGCACCAAGTTGAACCACTCCCAGCTTGTCATTACAATACGGGATAACGCCTTGTTCCCTTCCGGCGAAGCCGTTGTGAAGCCGGAGGCCCGCAAATTGGCCATGGCTATCTCACAAATGCTTCATAAGTTCCCGGACTATGAAATTATTGTATCCGGACATACGGACAATGTGCCAATCTCTAATAGCCGATATCCGTCGAATTGGGATTTAAGCTCGGATCGTGCCTTGCAGTTCATGAAGATTCTGCTCACCAACTCGGAGTTGGATCCTAAACGGTTCATGCCGATCGGTTATGGTGAATACCATCCGATTGCCGATAACAACACCGCTGCTGGGCGAGCGAAGAACCGCAGAGTCGAGGTTTCCATTATACGTAAATACCAGGATAGTGCGACCTTTACCAGCGTGAATGAATAA
- the tadA gene encoding tRNA adenosine(34) deaminase TadA produces MISNSIDPLAVDNDNHEHWMREAIAEARKAEELGEVPIGAVIVRGDEIIGRGYNLRETTYDGTAHAEMVAIREASQHLGAWRLLDCRLYVTLEPCPMCAGAIVQSRVPELIYGAGDPKAGCAGTLMNLLQEPRFNHRTNVVQGVLQEECASLLTQFFRRLRGKL; encoded by the coding sequence TTGATATCAAATTCAATAGACCCACTGGCTGTGGATAACGATAATCATGAGCACTGGATGAGAGAAGCCATTGCAGAAGCACGGAAAGCTGAAGAGCTCGGTGAAGTTCCGATTGGTGCTGTCATCGTGCGGGGCGATGAGATTATTGGCCGTGGATACAATTTGCGTGAAACGACTTACGATGGTACGGCCCATGCCGAGATGGTAGCTATTCGGGAGGCAAGCCAGCATCTTGGAGCATGGCGGCTGCTGGACTGCCGATTATACGTGACGTTAGAACCCTGTCCCATGTGTGCAGGAGCTATCGTCCAATCCCGGGTCCCAGAGCTGATCTATGGTGCTGGTGATCCCAAAGCCGGTTGTGCCGGCACATTGATGAATTTGCTTCAAGAGCCGCGTTTTAATCACCGGACTAACGTGGTTCAGGGCGTGCTGCAGGAAGAATGCGCATCACTGCTCACTCAGTTCTTCCGACGTTTGCGCGGGAAACTATGA
- the motA gene encoding flagellar motor stator protein MotA — MEISTIIGLIIGIVAVLVGMILKGASLLALYNPAAYLIILGGTAATLFIGFPLVELKKIPKLVKMTFVKQNLMDKTDMIKLFMEWASITRREGLLALETKVDEIDDSFLRNGMRMIIDGNDQEFVRDVLMEDINATEERHRSGSLIFSQAGMYAPSLGVLGAVIGLIAALSHMEDMGELAHAIGAAFIATLLGIFTGYVICHPIANKLKRLSKREVEIRLMMVEGLLSIQSGVSTIAINQKLSVFLTPSERAELSEREAGASEQKD, encoded by the coding sequence ATGGAAATTTCAACAATTATAGGCTTAATAATCGGTATCGTCGCGGTACTGGTGGGCATGATCCTGAAAGGTGCCTCCCTTCTCGCTTTGTATAATCCGGCAGCCTATCTAATCATTCTTGGCGGTACGGCAGCAACTTTATTCATCGGATTTCCGCTAGTCGAGCTAAAAAAGATTCCGAAGCTGGTCAAGATGACCTTCGTGAAACAGAATCTGATGGACAAAACGGATATGATCAAGCTGTTTATGGAGTGGGCTTCGATCACACGCCGTGAAGGACTTCTGGCTCTGGAAACCAAAGTCGATGAAATCGATGACAGCTTCCTGCGTAATGGGATGCGCATGATCATCGACGGCAACGATCAGGAATTCGTACGTGACGTTTTAATGGAAGATATTAATGCCACCGAGGAGCGCCATCGTTCCGGTTCATTGATCTTCTCGCAAGCCGGTATGTATGCACCTTCCCTCGGGGTACTCGGAGCCGTTATCGGTTTGATCGCTGCACTGTCCCACATGGAAGATATGGGCGAACTCGCTCATGCTATCGGGGCTGCATTTATTGCTACCCTGCTCGGTATCTTCACCGGTTATGTTATCTGTCACCCGATTGCGAATAAACTCAAGCGTCTGTCCAAACGCGAGGTTGAAATCCGCCTGATGATGGTAGAAGGCCTGCTGTCTATTCAATCCGGTGTATCCACCATTGCAATCAATCAAAAGCTCTCCGTGTTCCTGACACCGTCCGAACGGGCTGAGCTCAGCGAGAGGGAGGCTGGTGCTAGTGAGCAAAAAGACTAG